In Sphingopyxis sp. 113P3, one DNA window encodes the following:
- a CDS encoding MFS transporter, with the protein MTTAAAPQALRAGAPTPGWLLVTGILLACLSEALASTILALGRADIIGDTAATPDEFAGLDVGYTAFKLIGFAFAPWLLTRVDPRSVLVGATLIMGAASALAAVVTGLDPLVLLRAVQGLSGATLLIAGQAILFWTWPAARQPFLQALFAIGSVVAPATAAPLLEGWLIDQRDWSWIFAAVVPLSLGAAGLLVLAGDTSNRPAPPRCLDLVGLLVLSMVLLAATYVLTQGSRWDWLEAPRIAWLSAIAIAGLIFLAARELRAGASALFDLSAFRTEDFAFAFFVSFVAGAALFGSAFVIPAFALSVLGFTPTGAGALLLPSGACFLATLLLSAWLMEVRGLSPFATVPLGILSIMTAMWMLSGSTGQSGAADMMPAILLRGLGLGFLFLSITLIAFSKLPAQSVAYGLGIFNIGRQLGGLIGVAALQTSIDHGLVHNQTMLGAAIMSGSPALAERMSVTTNLLVARGVEAGAAARSATAMVGRAVGGQSAVIAFDSAFNLVALLFIVGAPCIVAIKLLLAKTMRKSAQAETAP; encoded by the coding sequence ATGACAACGGCGGCCGCCCCGCAGGCGCTGCGCGCTGGAGCGCCGACGCCGGGCTGGCTGCTGGTCACTGGCATATTGCTCGCCTGCCTGTCCGAGGCCCTCGCAAGCACGATCCTGGCACTTGGACGCGCCGACATCATCGGGGATACGGCGGCGACTCCCGACGAGTTCGCCGGTCTCGACGTTGGCTATACCGCGTTCAAGCTGATTGGGTTCGCCTTCGCGCCCTGGCTGCTGACGCGTGTCGATCCGCGCAGCGTGCTGGTTGGAGCGACGCTCATCATGGGCGCGGCCTCTGCGCTCGCTGCCGTCGTCACCGGCCTCGATCCTCTCGTCCTTCTGCGCGCGGTGCAAGGGCTGTCGGGCGCGACCTTGCTCATCGCGGGACAGGCAATCCTCTTCTGGACATGGCCCGCGGCGCGCCAGCCCTTTTTGCAGGCGCTGTTCGCGATCGGCTCGGTCGTCGCGCCCGCGACCGCTGCGCCCTTGCTCGAGGGGTGGCTGATCGACCAGCGGGACTGGAGCTGGATTTTCGCCGCGGTCGTGCCGCTGTCGCTCGGCGCGGCGGGATTGCTGGTGCTCGCCGGCGACACATCGAACCGCCCCGCGCCGCCGCGTTGCCTTGACCTTGTGGGGCTACTCGTCCTCAGCATGGTGCTGCTCGCTGCGACCTATGTGCTGACGCAGGGTAGCCGCTGGGATTGGCTCGAGGCACCGCGTATTGCCTGGTTGAGCGCGATCGCGATTGCTGGTCTGATCTTCCTCGCAGCGCGGGAGCTTCGTGCGGGCGCCTCAGCATTGTTCGACCTGTCGGCATTCCGCACGGAAGACTTCGCCTTCGCCTTTTTCGTGAGCTTCGTCGCGGGCGCGGCGCTGTTCGGTAGCGCCTTTGTCATCCCCGCTTTCGCACTCTCGGTGCTAGGCTTCACGCCGACCGGGGCGGGGGCATTGCTGCTGCCGAGCGGTGCCTGTTTCCTCGCGACGCTGCTGTTGTCGGCGTGGCTGATGGAGGTGCGCGGCCTGTCCCCGTTCGCGACCGTCCCGCTCGGTATCCTCTCGATCATGACCGCGATGTGGATGCTCTCTGGTTCGACCGGGCAGAGCGGCGCCGCCGACATGATGCCTGCGATCCTGCTCCGCGGCTTAGGGCTCGGCTTTCTCTTCCTTTCGATCACGCTGATCGCGTTCAGCAAATTGCCTGCGCAGAGCGTCGCATATGGCCTTGGCATCTTCAACATCGGACGCCAGCTCGGCGGGCTGATCGGGGTCGCAGCGCTCCAGACCTCGATCGATCATGGTCTCGTCCACAACCAGACAATGCTGGGCGCTGCAATTATGTCCGGCTCGCCCGCGCTCGCTGAACGCATGAGCGTGACGACCAACCTGCTCGTCGCACGCGGCGTCGAGGCGGGCGCGGCGGCTAGAAGCGCGACTGCGATGGTCGGCCGCGCCGTCGGTGGGCAGTCCGCCGTGATCGCCTTCGACAGCGCCTTCAATCTCGTCGCGCTGCTCTTCATTGTCGGCGCGCCGTGCATCGTCGCAATCAAGCTTCTTCTCGCCAAGACGATGAGGAAATCCGCTCAAGCCGAGACCGCACCATGA
- a CDS encoding efflux transporter outer membrane subunit, with product MTPSIRTRTAPTALLAAALAGCTTVGPDYRPPEPQVQGAWVSPVSSEAVDGIWWQRFDDPQLAELVEAAIAGNKDIEEAGARLREARANRDAIYGRELPQAGVSAIATQNRLSENGQLPVGKVPGLGRSLAIYDIGFDASWEIDLWGGTRRAIESGEARAQAAEEARRGVILQVIAEVVRAYIDLRSAQELRSNAIADAEAQAGVARLAGDRLRAGAASRLDFLRAETQARSTAATIPAYESDAAAAVFRLALLVGQPPEALDMRLRQAAPMPAADFKVAAGLRSELLRRRPDIRLAERDLAASTADIGVATAELFPHLSLIGGIGLQARRPGDLPSDRSLRLQVGPSLRWPIFSGGRIRAQIRAADARADAARARYERAVLVALADSETSINRFAAAGFVAAERAGARTVAAEAVELARRRYTSGEEDLTALLQAQIAYSAADRAHIQAKAARLLQLAALYKALGGGWEAAENEASGQ from the coding sequence ATGACCCCTTCAATCCGAACGCGAACCGCACCGACCGCACTGCTTGCCGCCGCGCTCGCCGGCTGCACAACCGTCGGCCCCGATTATCGCCCGCCCGAACCGCAAGTGCAGGGGGCCTGGGTGAGCCCCGTCAGCAGCGAGGCCGTCGATGGGATCTGGTGGCAACGTTTCGATGATCCCCAGCTTGCCGAACTGGTCGAGGCCGCGATTGCGGGCAACAAGGATATCGAGGAAGCTGGCGCGCGCCTGCGAGAGGCGCGCGCCAACCGCGATGCAATATATGGGCGCGAACTGCCGCAAGCCGGGGTGTCGGCGATCGCGACGCAGAACCGGCTGAGCGAGAATGGCCAGCTGCCTGTCGGCAAGGTTCCGGGACTAGGCCGCAGCCTCGCCATCTATGACATCGGATTCGATGCCTCCTGGGAGATCGATCTCTGGGGTGGCACGCGCCGTGCGATCGAGAGTGGCGAGGCCCGCGCCCAGGCGGCGGAGGAGGCCCGGCGCGGGGTGATCCTCCAGGTGATCGCTGAAGTCGTGCGCGCCTATATCGATTTGCGCAGTGCGCAAGAGCTGCGGAGCAACGCCATCGCCGATGCCGAAGCACAGGCCGGCGTCGCGCGGCTTGCCGGCGACCGACTGCGCGCCGGCGCGGCGTCGCGCCTCGATTTCCTGCGCGCCGAGACCCAGGCGCGCTCGACGGCGGCGACAATCCCCGCCTATGAAAGCGACGCGGCGGCGGCGGTCTTTCGGCTCGCGCTTCTCGTCGGGCAGCCGCCGGAGGCGCTCGATATGCGGCTGCGGCAAGCCGCGCCGATGCCCGCGGCCGACTTTAAAGTCGCGGCGGGGCTTCGCTCCGAGCTGCTCCGCCGCCGCCCCGACATCCGTCTCGCCGAGCGCGACCTCGCCGCTTCGACGGCCGACATCGGTGTCGCGACCGCGGAACTCTTCCCGCACCTCTCGCTGATCGGCGGAATCGGGCTGCAGGCCCGCCGGCCTGGCGACCTTCCATCGGATAGGAGCCTGCGCTTGCAGGTGGGACCGTCGCTACGCTGGCCCATCTTTTCGGGTGGGCGTATCCGCGCGCAAATCCGCGCCGCCGATGCGCGTGCCGATGCTGCACGCGCGCGCTACGAACGGGCGGTCCTTGTCGCGCTCGCCGACAGCGAGACGAGCATCAATCGCTTCGCAGCAGCCGGCTTTGTGGCAGCCGAAAGGGCCGGCGCGCGAACGGTCGCGGCCGAGGCGGTCGAGCTCGCGCGTCGCCGTTACACCTCGGGCGAAGAGGATCTGACCGCACTGCTCCAGGCACAGATCGCCTATAGCGCTGCCGACCGCGCCCATATTCAGGCAAAGGCAGCACGGCTTCTGCAACTTGCGGCGCTCTACAAAGCGCTCGGCGGCGGATGGGAAGCGGCTGAGAACGAGGCCTCGGGGCAATGA